Proteins co-encoded in one Dendropsophus ebraccatus isolate aDenEbr1 chromosome 9, aDenEbr1.pat, whole genome shotgun sequence genomic window:
- the DCTPP1 gene encoding dCTP pyrophosphatase 1, with protein sequence MSDPQPGFSFSVSPSMEDIRRLQSRFTAERDWNKFHQPRNLLLALVGEVGELAELFQWKGEVAEGLPDWSASQKESLRHELSDVLIYLLELAEKCHVDLPRAVLDKMELNAKKYPVERVQGSAKKYTEYGEDQQG encoded by the exons ATGAGTGACCCCCAACCAGGGTTCTCCTTCAGTGTCTCCCCCAGCATGGAGGACAT CCGGCGCCTGCAGTCCCGCTTCACTGCCGAGAGAGACTGGAACAAGTTTCATCAACCACGTAACCTGCTGCTCGCCCTGGTTGGAGAAGTTGGGGAGCTGGCAGAGCTCTT TCAGTGGAAGGGTGAGGTGGCAGAAGGTCTCCCGGATTGGTCGGCATCTCAGAAGGAGTCTCTTCGCCATGAGCTGAGTGACGTCCTCATTTACCTCCTGGAGCTGGCAGAGAAGTGCCACGTGGACCTGCCGCGCGCCGTCCTCGACAAGATGGAACTGAACGCCAAAAAGTATCCGGTGGAGCGAGTACAAGGCAGTGCCAAGAAGTATACAGAGTACGGGGAGGATCAGCAGGGTTAG